In the genome of Opitutia bacterium KCR 482, one region contains:
- a CDS encoding sugar phosphate isomerase/epimerase family protein has product MKKLLFVLTAVSAVFALCSCMSAETKRPRKIAVQMWSTHFHKFDYSVERLAKMGVKYVECYPGQSLSDKLPNAKFSHNMTAEQKAFAKKLLADNGIQMVSYGCVGGKTEADIRKVCEFAAEMGARTVVTEAMEDTIPIWNKICAEYGLQMALHSHERKPDNPAYRHFDPAFLMTILKDYKNVGICADNGAWSRSGLDVVGGFKSVRGKLIEIHLKDQQKFGDLKSGCAVYGEGVLDMEAILKEVDSQGFDGFFVIEDGTYRDSFPIIEKNLKYLREH; this is encoded by the coding sequence ATGAAAAAATTACTCTTTGTCTTGACGGCGGTTTCGGCGGTTTTCGCGCTTTGCTCGTGCATGTCGGCCGAAACAAAACGGCCGCGCAAGATTGCGGTTCAGATGTGGTCTACGCACTTCCACAAATTCGACTATTCCGTCGAACGATTGGCGAAGATGGGCGTGAAGTATGTTGAATGCTACCCCGGCCAGTCTCTTTCCGACAAACTGCCCAACGCAAAATTCAGCCACAACATGACCGCCGAGCAAAAGGCGTTCGCAAAAAAACTTCTCGCCGACAACGGCATTCAGATGGTTTCGTACGGCTGCGTGGGTGGCAAGACCGAAGCCGATATCCGCAAGGTTTGCGAGTTCGCGGCTGAAATGGGCGCAAGGACCGTCGTCACCGAGGCTATGGAGGACACCATTCCGATTTGGAACAAAATCTGCGCCGAGTACGGACTGCAAATGGCATTGCATTCGCACGAGCGCAAGCCCGACAACCCCGCCTACCGCCACTTCGACCCCGCGTTCCTGATGACTATCCTCAAAGACTACAAAAACGTGGGCATTTGCGCCGACAACGGCGCGTGGTCGCGATCGGGGCTTGATGTCGTGGGCGGTTTCAAGAGCGTGCGCGGCAAGCTCATCGAAATACACCTCAAAGACCAGCAGAAATTCGGCGACCTCAAAAGCGGTTGCGCGGTCTACGGCGAGGGCGTTCTCGACATGGAGGCGATTCTGAAAGAGGTGGATTCGCAGGGCTTCGACGGATTTTTCGTGATAGAGGACGGCACATACAGGGATTCCTTCCCGATTATTGAAAAAAATCTGAAATACCTCAGGGAGCACTGA